The region ACCGGCGGACACGTGTTCCCGGGGCTGGCGGTCGCGCATCATCTGATGGCGCAGGGCTGGCAGGTGCGCTGGCTCGGAACCGCAGACCGAATGGAAGCCGATCTGGTGCCAAAGCACGGGATCGAGATTGATTTCATCCGTATTTCCGGCCTGCGCGGCAAAGGGCTGAAGGCCCAGTTGAGCGCACCGTTGCGTATCTGGCATGCGGTACGCCAGGCGAAGGCGATAATGCGCAGCTACCAGCCGGACGTGGTGCTCGGCATGGGCGGCTACGTTTCCGGTCCTGGCGGTTTGGCGGCGTGGTTGTGCGGTATCCCGGTGGTACTGCATGAACAAAACGGCATTGCCGGGCTGACCAACCGTTGGCTGGCGCGCATCGCCAAAAAAGTATTGCAGGCATTCCCCGGCGCGTTCCCGCATGCGGACGTCGTGGGCAACCCGGTTCGCACCGACGTACTGGCGCTGCCGCTGCCGGCAGAACGGCTGACCGGGCGTGAAGGCCCGATCCGCGTGCTGGTGATTGGCGGAAGTCAGGGGGCCCGGGTGCTGAATCAGACAGTTCCTGAAGTCGCGGCGAGATTGGGCGATAGAATTACGCTCTGGCATCAGGTAGGCAAAGGTGCGCTGGAAAACGTGCTGCGCGACTACGAGAGGGTAGGGCAGACGGAACACAAGGTGACCGAGTTTATCGATGACATGGCTGCGGCTTACGCCTGGGCGGACGTAGTGGTTTGCCGCTCCGGTGCGCTGACCGTCAGCGAGATCGCCGCCGCGGGCCTGCCGGCGATATTTGTGCCGTTCCAGCATAAAGACCGGCAGCAGTACTGGAATGCTCGTCCGCTGGAAGAAGCCGGCGCGGCGAAGATCATCGAACAGCCGCAGTTCAATGCCGATGCGGTGGCTGAGTTACTGGCGGGTTGGGATCGCCCACAGTTGCTGGCGATGGCCGAAAAAGCGCGTGCAGTGGCTATTCCGGACGCCACCGAGCGTGTGGCGGCTGAGCTGGTGCGGGTTGCCAAATAAATAATGCAGGGGTTCGGTACGCCGAACCTGAATCAAAGAATGTCATACAGGGGCCCGGCATGCCGGACCCGGATTAGAGAGAGTGATGAATACACAACAACTGGCGAAACTACGTACTATCGTGCCCGAGATGCGACGCGTCCGGCACATTCACTTTGTCGGCATCGGTGGCGCCGGCATGGGTGGTATCGCCGAAGTGTTGGCTAACGAAGGTTATCAGATCAGCGGCTCCGACCTGGCGCCTAACCCGGTAACCCAACAGTTGAGCGCGCTCGGGGCGACGATTTATTTCCATCACCGCCCGGAAAACGTGCAGGATGCGAGCGTCGTGGTGGTGTCTACCGCCATCTCCGCCGACAACCCGGAGATTGTCGCCGCACGTGAAGCGCGTATCCCGGTTATTCGCCGCGCGGAGATGCTGGCCGAGCTGATGCGTTTCCGTCACGGCATTGCCGTCGCCGGTACGCACGGCAAGACCACGACCACGGCGATGGTGTCGAGCATTTACGCCGAAGCCGGTCTGGACCCGACCTTTGTCAATGGCGGGTTGGTGAAAGCGGCGGGTACTCATGCGCGTCTGGGGTCCAGCCGTTACCTGATCGCGGAAGCGGATGAGAGCGATGCGTCGTTCCTGCATTTGCAACCGATGGTGGCGATTGTCACCAATATTGAAGCCGACCACATGGATACCTACCAGGGCGACTTCGAGAACCTGAAGCAGACGTTTATCAACTTTTTGCACAACCTGCCGTTCTACGGCCGTGCGGTGATGTGTGTTGATGACCCGGTGGTGCGCGAACTGCTGCCACGCGTGGGCCGCCATATCACTACCTACGGTTTTAGCGAAGATGCCGATGTGCGCATTGAGAGTTATCGCCAGGTTGGGCCGCAGGGCCACTTTACCCTGAGCCGCCAGGATAAACCCTTGATGACGGTGACCCTGAACGCCCCGGGCCGCCACAACGCGTTGAACGCGGCGGCGGCAGTGGCGGTGGCGACGGAAGAAGGCATTGACGACGAGGATATCCTGCGCGCGCTGGCGGGCTTCCAGGGCACAGGCCGCCGCTTTGATTTCCTGGGCGAGTTCCCGCTGCAGCCGGTGAACGGCAAAAGCGGCACCGCGATGCTGGTCGATGACTATGGCCACCACCCGACCGAAGTCGACGTCACGCTGAAAGCGGCACGCGCCGGCTGGCCGGATAAGCGCCTGGTGATGATTTTCCAGCCGCACCGTTACACACGTACCCGCGATCTCTACGACGACTTCGCCAACGTGCTGTCACAGGTTGATGTGTTGCTGATGCTCGATGTGTACGCCGCGGGTGAGACGGCGATCCCGGGGGCGGACAGCCGCTCGCTGTGTCGCACCATCCGCAGCCGCGGCAAGCTGGATCCGATCCTGGTATCCGATGTGGACATCGTACCGGAAACCCTGGCGCAATTGCTGCAGGCCGACGATCTGGTGCTGGTGCAAGGCGCCGGCAACGTGGGTAAAATCGCCCGCAAACTGGCTGAGCTGAAGCTGCAACCACAGAAAAAAGAGGAGGAACATCATGGCTGATAAAGTTGCCGTACTGCTGGGTGGCACCTCCGCTGAACGTGAAGTGTCATTGCAATCCGGTGCTGCCGTGTTGGCGGGGCTGCGGGAAGCCGGCATCGACGCCCATGGCGTCGATATCCGCGATTTCCCGGTAACCCAGCTTAAAGAGCATGGGTTTACCAAAGTGTTTATCGCGCTGCACGGGCGCGGCGGCGAGGATGGCACCCTGCAGGGGATGCTGGAATTCCTTGAGCTGCCTTATACCGGCAGCGGCGTGATGGCGTCGGCGCTGACCATGGACAAGTGGCGCACCAAGATGGTGTGGCAGTCGATGGGGCTGCCGGTCGCGCCTTATGTGGCGCTGAACCGCCAGCAGTATGCCGGTACGGAGAAACAGAACCTGATTGCTCGCGTGGAGGCCTTGGGCCTGCCGCTGATCGTCAAGCCGAGCCGCGAAGGTTCCAGCGTCGGCATGAGCAAGGTAACCGAACGCGATGCCCTTGAGGCCGCGCTGGAAGAAGGCTTTCGCCATGACGACGACGTGCTGGTGGAGAAGTGGCTGAGCGGCCCTGAATACACCGTCGCCATGCTGGGCGATCAGGTGTTGCCTTCGATCCGCATTCAGCCGGCCGGCGTATTTTACGACTACCAGGCCAAGTACATTTCGGACGATACCCAGTATTTCTGTCCAAGTGGCCTGGGCGCTGAACAAGAGGCCGAAATGGCCGAGTTGGCGTTACGCGCCTACCGTGGGCTGGACTGCAGCGGCTGGGGCCGCGTGGATGTGATGCAGGATAGCGATGGCCGCTTCTATCTGCTTGAGGTGAATACCTCGCCGGGCATGACCAGTCATAGCCTGGTGCCGATGGCAGCGCGCCAGTCTGGTTTAAGCTTCTCGCAGCTGGTAGCGAGAATTTTGGAATTGGCCGACTGATATGTCGCAAGCTGCCCTGAATGCGCGTGAACGCGAGGTGGATAACAACCCGCGCCGCAGCAATGGAACCCAATTGGCGGGAATGGTTTTCCTGCTGATGGTGCTGGGAACGGTCCTGTGGAGTGGCTGGATGGTCATCGGTTGGATGAAAGACGCCAGCCGGTTGCCGCTCTCACGGTTGGTGGTCACCGGCGAGCGCCATTACACCACTAACGATGATATTCGCCAGGCGATTCTGGCGCTGGGAGCGCCGGGCACCTTCATGACGCAGGATGTTGATGTCATCCAGCAGCAGATTGAACGCCTGCCGTGGATCAAGCAGGCCAGCGTGCGCAAGCAGTGGCCGGATGAGCTGAAGATCCACCTGGTCGAGTATGTCCCGGTGGCGCGCTGGAATGATTTACATATGGTGGACGCCGAAGGCAAATCCTTCAGCGTGCCGGCAGAACGAATCGGCAAACAAAAATTGCCGTTGCTCTATGGCCCGGAAGGGAGCGAACAGGATGTTCTGGAAGGCTATCAGGCCATGAGCAACATGTTAGCGGCTAGCAAATTTACGCTGAAAATGGCGGCCATGAGCGCCCGCCATTCCTGGCAGCTGGCTTTGGATAATGATGTTCGGCTGGAGCTGGGACGCGACGATCGTACCGGACGCCTGCAGCGGTTTATCGAGCTTTATCCGGTATTGCTGCAGCAGGGGCAGGCGGAAAGCAAACGCGTCAACTATGTCGATTTGCGCTACGAGTCCGGCGCCTCGGTAGGTTGGACCCCGGTATTGACCGACCCGCAGGCGGCAGGCGGTCAGCAGAACAGTAATCAGCAACAGAATCAGGCACAGGCAAAACAACAATGATCAAGTCGACGGACAGAAAACTGGTAGTTGGACTGGAGATCGGTACTGCAAAAGTCTCCGCATTGGTAGGGGAAGTTCTGCCCGATGGCATGGTCAACATTATCGGGGTGGGCAGTTGCCCGTCTCGCGGTATGGATAAGGGTGGCGTTAACGACCTGGAGTCGGTAGTCAAATGCGTACAGCGTGCTATCGATCAGGCCGAGCTGATGGCGGATTGCCAGATTTCTTCGGTTTACCTGGCATTATCGGGCAAACACATCAGCTGTCAGAACGAGATAGGGATGGTTCCTATTTCCGAAGAGGAAGTGACGCAGGAAGATGTAGAGAACGTGGTGCATACCGCTAAATCGGTACGCGTACGTGACGAACACCGCATCCTGCACGTTATCCCTCAGGAATACGCCATCGACTATCAGGAAGGCATCAAGAACCCGGTTGGGTTGTCCGGCGTGCGCATGCAGGCCAAGGTGCACCTGATTACCTGCCATAACGATATGGCAAAGAACATTGTCAAAGCGGTAGAACGTTGTGGTCTGAAAGTTGACCAACTTATTTTCGCCGGTCTGGCCGCCAGTTATGCGGTACTGACCGAGGATGAGCGCGAACTTGGCGTTTGTGTGGTGGATATCGGCGGCGGCACCATGGATATGGCGGTGTACACCGGCGGTGCTCTGCGCCACACCAAAGTGATCCCTTACGCCGGGAACGTGGTCACCAGCGATATCGCCTACGCCTTCGGCACGCCGCCGACAGACGCGGAAGCGATAAAAGTTCGACACGGCTGTGCGCTTGGGTCGATTGTTAGCAAGGATGAAAGTGTAGAGGTGCCAAGCGTTGGGGGACGTCCTCCTCGTAGTCTGCAAAGACAGACACTGGCTGAAGTGATTGAGCCACGCTACACCGAACTGTTGAATCTGGTTAACGATGAAATTTTGCAATTGCAGGAGCAACTGCGTCAGCAAGGGGTGAAGCATCATCTGGCAGCGGGTATTGTGCTGACCGGTGGCGCCGCCCAAATTGATGGCCTGGCAGCTTGTGCGCAACGGGTGTTCCACACTCAGGTACGCATTGGCCAACCCTTGAACATCACGGGTCTGACGGATTATGCGCAGGAGCCTTACTACTCTACGGCGGTAGGTCTGCTGCACTATGGAAAAGAGTCTCACCTGAGCGGTGAGGCAGAAGTAGAAAAACGCGCCTCGGTGGGCAATTGGTTTAAACGTATCAATAGCTGGCTGAGAAAAGAGTTTTAATGTTTCAACAAAGAGATCATGCTGAGTAATCTTTTTATGATCTCGCAGCGACAGGCACAAAACGGAGAGAAACTATGTTTGAACCAATGGAACTAACCAATGACGCGGTGATTAAAGTCATCGGCGTCGGCGGTGGCGGTGGCAACGCCGTTGAACACATGGTGCGCGAGCGCATCGAAGGTGTTGAATTCTTCGCCGTTAATACAGACGCTCAGGCGCTTCGTAAAACGGCAGTTGGCCAAACCATCCAGATCGGTAGCGGTATTACCAAAGGTCTGGGTGCTGGCGCGAACCCTGAAGTGGGTCGCAATTCAGCGGAAGAAGATCGTGAAGCTCTGCGCGCCGCACTCGATGGCGCAGACATGGTCTTCATTGCAGCCGGCATGGGCGGCGGTACCGGTACCGGTGCAGCACCTGTCGTGGCTGAAGTTGCTAAAGATCTGGGTATTTTGACAGTGGCCGTGGTTACCAAGCCTTTCAATTTTGAAGGCAAGAAACGCATGGCGTTCGCTGAGCAAGGTATTGCAGAGCTGTCCAAACATGTGGACTCACTGATCACTATCCCGAATGACAAGCTGTTGAAAGTTCTGGGTCGTGGCATTTCTCTGCTGGACGCGTTCGGCGCGGCCAACGACGTGCTGAAAGGCGCGGTGCAGGGGATCGCCGAGCTGATCACCCGTCCGGGCCTGATGAACGTCGACTTCGCCGACGTGCGCACCGTGATGTCCGAAATGGGCTACGCGATGATGGGTTCCGGCGTTGCCTGTGGTGAAGACCGCGCTGAAGAAGCGGCGGAAATGGCGATCTCCAGCCCACTGCTGGAAGACATCGACCTGTCCGGCGCTCGCGGCGTTCTGGTCAACATCACCGCCGGCTTCGACCTGCGTCTGGATGAGTTCGAAACCGTGGGTAACACCATTCGCGCTTTCGCTTCCGACAACGCTACCGTGGTTATCGGTACTTCTCTGGATCCGGAAATGAACGACGAACTGCGCGTGACCGTGGTTGCGACCGGTATCGGCATGGACAAGCGTCCTGAAATCACTCTGGTGACCAATAAACAGGTTAGCCAGCCAGTGATGGATCATCGCTACCAGCAGCACGGCATGTCGCCGCTGCCGCAGGAAGTGAAACCAGCCGCCAAGGTGGTCAACGATCCGACTGCGCAGCCTAATAAAGAGCCCGACTATCTTGATATTCCTGCTTTCCTGCGCAAGCAGGCAGACTAAGAATATCCTGAGAATTTGGAATCTCCGCTCTTTGTGCTAAACTGTCCCGCCGGCCATGCTGTATGCTTGGTCGGTAGGATGGATAACATTGCGAGATAAAACGATGATCAAACAAAGGACATTAAAACGTATTGTTCAGGCGACTGGTGTCGGTTTGCATACCGGCAAAAAGGTCACGCTGACAATGCGCCCAGCGTCGGCTAATACCGGGGTCATCTATCGTCGCACTGACTTGAATCCACCGGTTGATTTTCCGGCTGATGCAAAATCCGTGCGTGATACCATGCTCTGTACTTGCCTGGTCAATGAGCATGACGTGCGTATTTCTACCGTTGAGCATTTGAATGCTGCGCTGGCTGGGCTGGGTATCGACAACATCATTATTGAAGTTGACGCCGCCGAAATCCCAATCATGGACGGTAGCGCCAGTCCGTTCGTCTATCTGTTGCTGGACGCCGGCATCGAAGAGTTGAACTCAGCGAAGAAATTCCTGCGTCTGAAAGACACCGTGCGTGTTGAAGATGGCGACAAATGGGCAGAGCTGTCCCCGCATAACGGGTTCCGTCTGGACTTTACCATCGACTTCAACCACCCGGCGATCGACGCCAGCACGCAACGCTACCGCCTGGATTTTTCCGCCGACTCGTTCGTGCGTCAAATCAGCCGTGCGCGTACCTTCGGTTTTATGCGTGACATCGAGTATTTACAGTCACGTGGTTTGGCTCTGGGCGGCAGCTTTGACTGCGCCATCGTGGTAGATGACTACCGCGTTCTGAACGAAGACGGCCTGCGCTTTGAAGACGAATTCGTACGCCACAAGATGCTGGACGCCATCGGCGACCTGTTCATGTGCGGCCACAACATCATTGGCGCGTTTACCGCGTACAAGTCAGGCCATGCGCTGAACAACAAACTGCTGCAAGCCGTTCTGGCGAAACAGGAAGCGTGGGAATACGTCACCTTCCAGGACGAAGCCGAAATGCCGTTGGCATTCAAAGCCCCGTCCACCGTATTGGCATAAGCCGATACCGCTGATTACTTCTTACGACTGGTAGCGTTGGCACTCTCTCCGGCCAGCGACGCCAGTCGTTCCAATACCTTGCGCAGTTTTTCCGGGCTCCGGCTCGCCAATCCCCTTAATTCTTCAGCACTTTCCTGACTCAGATGCCGCATGGGCACGTTTGTCTGCGTATTTCCCAAGGTTTTTGCGGCGTCCTGCACAATGTTGCTCCCTTTTGCCATCAAGGCCGGATTAATCCTGATGTCGATCGACGACAATGATGGTAGAATTTGCGCTCGTAGTGCAGATAATAGAGCCGGTTGTTCGTAGCGCAGGCGCATCAGCCAGCTGGCATTGGCCGTTTCTAGCACTAAAATACCCTGTCGGAAATTCGCGACGCGGCACCAGGGATGCAGTTGAACGGGCAATACGCCTTTCACTGCACGGTTAAGCTTAAGCAGCGCCACAGCGCGTTGCTGGACGTTATGCAGCGGCCCTTTGTCTTCTGCAGACGCGTCGTCGAACAGGACATCTAATAATTGTGGACGGCTATCGCGCATAATGGGCTCCGGCGGATTATAAACTCGTGATCGGTATTCTAAATCGTTGGCGACAATTTGGCAGACGTTATTTCTGGCCCCATCTCCTGTTAGGGATGGTCGCGGCCACGCTTGGCGTACCTTCAAATCTGTCAGGCAGCTCCGATCAAGCCGCTCTGCCGAGCACCTCGTCCAGCCTGAACCGGCAAAATTCCGCCAGCGGCGCCTTTAATAGCCTGGCGTTGCTGCAGGAAGCGCACCGCCGCCCGACCTTCAGCGTCGACTACTGGCACCAGCATGCGCTTCGTACCGTCATTCGTCACCTCTCTTTTGCGCTTGCACCGCAGGCAGTCTACGCGCGGGTGCAGGAAAGCGAGGCGGAAGTCGCCGAACCCCCGTTGCAGGTGGCGCAACTTGCGCTGCTTTCCACACTCAACGCGCTGCTGACGCATGAGCCAAAGCCGCCGACCATCATTCGTCATACCCATCATGCCGTGCTGCCTGCCTTTGCGCAGCACCAGACCGGCTTGTGGCTCGCGCAGGTGCAGGGCATTCGCGCCGGGCCAGTAGCGTTAAGCTGATTCATTGCCCTTTGGGCGACAAAAACCTAAAAATAACAGCAAGTTGACTGCCTGTGTTGGCTGTCATGACAGAGATATTAAACATCATGTTAGTGAAATTATTGACCAAAGTTTTTGGTAGCCGTAACGATCGTACACTGCGCCGCATGCGTAAGTCGGTTGAACTGATCAACCGCATGGAACCGGACATGGAAAAGCTGTCCGATGACGAGCTGAAAGCCAAGACCAACGAGTTCCGCGCGCGCCTGGAAAAGGGCGAAGTGCTGGAAAACCTGCTGCCGGAAGCTTTCGCCGTGGTACGCGAGGCGAGCAAGCGCGTATTCGGTATGCGCCATTTCGACGTGCAGCTGCTGGGCGGCATGGTACTGAACGATCGCTGCATCGCAGAAATGCGTACCGGTGAAGGTAAAACGCTGACCGCAACCCTGCCCGCCTACCTGAACGCCTTAAGCGGGCGCGGTGTGCACGTAGTGACCGTCAATGACTATTTGGCGCAGCGCGACGCCGAAAACAACCGCCCGCTGTTCGAGTTCCTTGGCCTGAGCATCGGCATCAACCTGCCGGGTATGCCTGCGC is a window of Serratia plymuthica DNA encoding:
- the murG gene encoding undecaprenyldiphospho-muramoylpentapeptide beta-N-acetylglucosaminyltransferase — encoded protein: MSGKPKRLMVMAGGTGGHVFPGLAVAHHLMAQGWQVRWLGTADRMEADLVPKHGIEIDFIRISGLRGKGLKAQLSAPLRIWHAVRQAKAIMRSYQPDVVLGMGGYVSGPGGLAAWLCGIPVVLHEQNGIAGLTNRWLARIAKKVLQAFPGAFPHADVVGNPVRTDVLALPLPAERLTGREGPIRVLVIGGSQGARVLNQTVPEVAARLGDRITLWHQVGKGALENVLRDYERVGQTEHKVTEFIDDMAAAYAWADVVVCRSGALTVSEIAAAGLPAIFVPFQHKDRQQYWNARPLEEAGAAKIIEQPQFNADAVAELLAGWDRPQLLAMAEKARAVAIPDATERVAAELVRVAK
- the murC gene encoding UDP-N-acetylmuramate--L-alanine ligase, whose amino-acid sequence is MNTQQLAKLRTIVPEMRRVRHIHFVGIGGAGMGGIAEVLANEGYQISGSDLAPNPVTQQLSALGATIYFHHRPENVQDASVVVVSTAISADNPEIVAAREARIPVIRRAEMLAELMRFRHGIAVAGTHGKTTTTAMVSSIYAEAGLDPTFVNGGLVKAAGTHARLGSSRYLIAEADESDASFLHLQPMVAIVTNIEADHMDTYQGDFENLKQTFINFLHNLPFYGRAVMCVDDPVVRELLPRVGRHITTYGFSEDADVRIESYRQVGPQGHFTLSRQDKPLMTVTLNAPGRHNALNAAAAVAVATEEGIDDEDILRALAGFQGTGRRFDFLGEFPLQPVNGKSGTAMLVDDYGHHPTEVDVTLKAARAGWPDKRLVMIFQPHRYTRTRDLYDDFANVLSQVDVLLMLDVYAAGETAIPGADSRSLCRTIRSRGKLDPILVSDVDIVPETLAQLLQADDLVLVQGAGNVGKIARKLAELKLQPQKKEEEHHG
- a CDS encoding D-alanine--D-alanine ligase, which codes for MADKVAVLLGGTSAEREVSLQSGAAVLAGLREAGIDAHGVDIRDFPVTQLKEHGFTKVFIALHGRGGEDGTLQGMLEFLELPYTGSGVMASALTMDKWRTKMVWQSMGLPVAPYVALNRQQYAGTEKQNLIARVEALGLPLIVKPSREGSSVGMSKVTERDALEAALEEGFRHDDDVLVEKWLSGPEYTVAMLGDQVLPSIRIQPAGVFYDYQAKYISDDTQYFCPSGLGAEQEAEMAELALRAYRGLDCSGWGRVDVMQDSDGRFYLLEVNTSPGMTSHSLVPMAARQSGLSFSQLVARILELAD
- the ftsQ gene encoding cell division protein FtsQ produces the protein MSQAALNAREREVDNNPRRSNGTQLAGMVFLLMVLGTVLWSGWMVIGWMKDASRLPLSRLVVTGERHYTTNDDIRQAILALGAPGTFMTQDVDVIQQQIERLPWIKQASVRKQWPDELKIHLVEYVPVARWNDLHMVDAEGKSFSVPAERIGKQKLPLLYGPEGSEQDVLEGYQAMSNMLAASKFTLKMAAMSARHSWQLALDNDVRLELGRDDRTGRLQRFIELYPVLLQQGQAESKRVNYVDLRYESGASVGWTPVLTDPQAAGGQQNSNQQQNQAQAKQQ
- the ftsA gene encoding cell division protein FtsA, coding for MIKSTDRKLVVGLEIGTAKVSALVGEVLPDGMVNIIGVGSCPSRGMDKGGVNDLESVVKCVQRAIDQAELMADCQISSVYLALSGKHISCQNEIGMVPISEEEVTQEDVENVVHTAKSVRVRDEHRILHVIPQEYAIDYQEGIKNPVGLSGVRMQAKVHLITCHNDMAKNIVKAVERCGLKVDQLIFAGLAASYAVLTEDERELGVCVVDIGGGTMDMAVYTGGALRHTKVIPYAGNVVTSDIAYAFGTPPTDAEAIKVRHGCALGSIVSKDESVEVPSVGGRPPRSLQRQTLAEVIEPRYTELLNLVNDEILQLQEQLRQQGVKHHLAAGIVLTGGAAQIDGLAACAQRVFHTQVRIGQPLNITGLTDYAQEPYYSTAVGLLHYGKESHLSGEAEVEKRASVGNWFKRINSWLRKEF
- the ftsZ gene encoding cell division protein FtsZ; its protein translation is MFEPMELTNDAVIKVIGVGGGGGNAVEHMVRERIEGVEFFAVNTDAQALRKTAVGQTIQIGSGITKGLGAGANPEVGRNSAEEDREALRAALDGADMVFIAAGMGGGTGTGAAPVVAEVAKDLGILTVAVVTKPFNFEGKKRMAFAEQGIAELSKHVDSLITIPNDKLLKVLGRGISLLDAFGAANDVLKGAVQGIAELITRPGLMNVDFADVRTVMSEMGYAMMGSGVACGEDRAEEAAEMAISSPLLEDIDLSGARGVLVNITAGFDLRLDEFETVGNTIRAFASDNATVVIGTSLDPEMNDELRVTVVATGIGMDKRPEITLVTNKQVSQPVMDHRYQQHGMSPLPQEVKPAAKVVNDPTAQPNKEPDYLDIPAFLRKQAD
- the lpxC gene encoding UDP-3-O-acyl-N-acetylglucosamine deacetylase, which gives rise to MIKQRTLKRIVQATGVGLHTGKKVTLTMRPASANTGVIYRRTDLNPPVDFPADAKSVRDTMLCTCLVNEHDVRISTVEHLNAALAGLGIDNIIIEVDAAEIPIMDGSASPFVYLLLDAGIEELNSAKKFLRLKDTVRVEDGDKWAELSPHNGFRLDFTIDFNHPAIDASTQRYRLDFSADSFVRQISRARTFGFMRDIEYLQSRGLALGGSFDCAIVVDDYRVLNEDGLRFEDEFVRHKMLDAIGDLFMCGHNIIGAFTAYKSGHALNNKLLQAVLAKQEAWEYVTFQDEAEMPLAFKAPSTVLA
- a CDS encoding DUF721 domain-containing protein translates to MRDSRPQLLDVLFDDASAEDKGPLHNVQQRAVALLKLNRAVKGVLPVQLHPWCRVANFRQGILVLETANASWLMRLRYEQPALLSALRAQILPSLSSIDIRINPALMAKGSNIVQDAAKTLGNTQTNVPMRHLSQESAEELRGLASRSPEKLRKVLERLASLAGESANATSRKK
- the secM gene encoding secA translation cis-regulator SecM, giving the protein MIGILNRWRQFGRRYFWPHLLLGMVAATLGVPSNLSGSSDQAALPSTSSSLNRQNSASGAFNSLALLQEAHRRPTFSVDYWHQHALRTVIRHLSFALAPQAVYARVQESEAEVAEPPLQVAQLALLSTLNALLTHEPKPPTIIRHTHHAVLPAFAQHQTGLWLAQVQGIRAGPVALS